One part of the Salinimonas iocasae genome encodes these proteins:
- a CDS encoding succinylglutamate desuccinylase/aspartoacylase family protein → MRNVPPLRILKKYMFILLCAFYSQAEAKDSFELMGETTEPGEKRAYIASHNDIKLPVTVVNGAKSGPTLLLAAGTHGDEFPSMFALQRLAKALDASTINGTVIVLHLANLDGFHGRRLALNPKDEKNLNREFPGSPTGTATEQIADLLTREFISKIDFFVDMHSGSSNQKLLNHVYSPFVGDKKLDALTFDFAKATGMQHIVMYGDRPRDPANSVSFPNTAMTRGIPGLTTEIGHLAQRDEKSIEFAFDVTKNTMIFLSMLPGERAVHPKPVIYKDVKYIKSEHDGFFTPLKTIGDKVKPGTRLGTVTDYFGNIQQTITAPTHGTILMINETPPVKNGESPVAIGIVQK, encoded by the coding sequence ATGCGAAACGTACCGCCACTGCGCATATTAAAGAAATACATGTTCATTCTGCTCTGCGCTTTTTATTCCCAGGCAGAAGCCAAAGATAGTTTTGAACTGATGGGAGAGACAACAGAACCGGGCGAAAAGCGAGCCTACATCGCTTCACACAATGATATAAAATTGCCGGTGACGGTTGTTAATGGCGCAAAATCAGGCCCCACTTTACTATTGGCAGCAGGGACTCATGGCGATGAATTCCCCTCGATGTTTGCGCTACAAAGGCTGGCAAAAGCACTTGATGCATCAACAATAAATGGCACGGTTATCGTTTTACATCTTGCTAATCTGGACGGTTTTCACGGTCGACGCCTGGCACTCAACCCAAAGGATGAAAAGAACCTTAATCGTGAGTTTCCCGGCAGCCCAACGGGCACAGCGACGGAACAGATTGCTGACCTGCTGACCCGCGAATTTATCAGTAAAATCGATTTTTTTGTGGATATGCATTCAGGAAGCTCAAATCAGAAATTACTCAATCATGTTTATTCACCGTTTGTCGGCGACAAAAAACTTGATGCACTAACCTTTGATTTTGCTAAAGCCACAGGTATGCAACATATCGTTATGTACGGAGACAGACCACGGGATCCAGCTAATTCTGTGTCATTTCCCAACACTGCGATGACGCGCGGTATTCCCGGGCTGACCACCGAGATAGGCCATCTTGCCCAGCGCGATGAAAAGTCCATTGAATTTGCTTTTGACGTTACTAAAAACACAATGATATTTCTGAGTATGCTTCCCGGAGAACGTGCTGTTCATCCGAAACCGGTCATTTATAAGGACGTAAAGTATATAAAAAGTGAGCACGATGGTTTTTTCACCCCCCTAAAGACAATCGGTGACAAGGTGAAGCCCGGGACCAGGCTGGGTACCGTCACAGATTATTTTGGCAACATTCAGCAAACAATAACTGCCCCCACCCATGGCACTATTTTGATGATTAATGAAACGCCACCAGTCAAAAACGGTGAGTCGCCTGTGGCCATAGGCATCGTTCAAAAATAG
- a CDS encoding ABC transporter ATP-binding protein translates to MSDVVIEASNLCVKVRSRKILNNVSFSAKEGEVIALLGGNGAGKSTTVKTFLGLMKPSSGEAKLIGQNIHTSSELVREKVAYLPESVMLYGHLTAFENIRYFLSLSGRPKSDDAIASSLKRVALQESAWHTKFDRYSKGMRQKTAIALALLRDAPILFLDEPTSGLDPVAIDEFNRLISQLSAQGSTILMVTHDVYGACHVANNIGLLRDGQIVGMFEAPEEGYIDSEVVHEAFIRDARL, encoded by the coding sequence ATGTCCGATGTGGTTATCGAAGCTTCGAATCTGTGTGTGAAGGTTCGCTCCAGAAAAATACTTAATAACGTTTCATTTTCAGCTAAAGAAGGCGAGGTAATTGCGCTTCTGGGGGGGAATGGTGCAGGTAAATCAACCACCGTGAAAACCTTTTTGGGGTTGATGAAGCCCTCCTCCGGTGAGGCAAAGCTGATTGGCCAGAATATACATACCTCATCTGAATTAGTTCGTGAGAAGGTCGCTTATCTGCCTGAGTCAGTTATGCTCTATGGTCACCTGACGGCTTTTGAAAACATCCGGTATTTTCTTTCTCTTTCCGGAAGGCCCAAAAGCGATGACGCCATAGCTTCATCGCTTAAGCGGGTTGCTTTACAAGAGTCTGCCTGGCACACGAAGTTTGACAGATATTCCAAAGGGATGCGTCAGAAAACAGCCATTGCACTGGCGCTGTTACGTGATGCACCAATTTTATTTCTGGACGAACCTACATCGGGCCTGGATCCGGTGGCGATTGATGAATTCAATCGCCTGATATCTCAGCTTTCTGCACAAGGCTCCACAATCCTTATGGTTACCCATGATGTTTACGGCGCGTGTCATGTCGCTAATAACATCGGATTGCTGCGGGATGGACAGATTGTCGGCATGTTTGAAGCCCCGGAGGAAGGCTATATCGATTCGGAAGTTGTTCATGAGGCATTTATTCGGGATGCCAGGCTATGA
- a CDS encoding PEP-CTERM sorting domain-containing protein (PEP-CTERM proteins occur, often in large numbers, in the proteomes of bacteria that also encode an exosortase, a predicted intramembrane cysteine proteinase. The presence of a PEP-CTERM domain at a protein's C-terminus predicts cleavage within the sorting domain, followed by covalent anchoring to some some component of the (usually Gram-negative) cell surface. Many PEP-CTERM proteins exhibit an unusual sequence composition that includes large numbers of potential glycosylation sites. Expression of one such protein has been shown restore the ability of a bacterium to form floc, a type of biofilm.) gives MQVQAAAVAEETLLSTSASSNVDGNACTRIASASTTTNDLDLDVLNTNFLSLVTETAVNVSSSTIYSEASVSGDYGSLNAMGTSYVEDLSINLFGLGELDLASLGLQVDADCLIQTSPNFEVLNVSGIAGLNLILNEQYGECTDMFCSMGVNALRLSFNAVDLTGLGLNIGNLDGLLNGDIVIGHSYAELTAQINEVPAPATLGIFSLVMLALGLSKRKSK, from the coding sequence TTGCAGGTACAGGCCGCTGCAGTGGCTGAGGAAACGCTATTGAGTACATCGGCAAGTTCTAATGTTGATGGTAATGCATGTACTCGTATAGCGTCTGCCAGCACGACTACCAATGATCTCGATTTGGATGTGCTTAATACTAACTTTCTTTCGCTTGTCACTGAAACCGCTGTGAACGTTTCATCTTCGACAATCTATTCGGAAGCTTCGGTTAGCGGAGATTACGGCAGCCTGAATGCAATGGGTACATCCTATGTTGAGGATTTATCAATAAACCTTTTCGGGCTGGGTGAACTGGATTTAGCATCGTTAGGATTACAGGTTGACGCTGACTGCCTGATTCAGACGTCACCGAACTTCGAAGTATTGAATGTGAGTGGTATTGCTGGTTTAAACCTTATTCTGAATGAACAATATGGCGAATGTACAGATATGTTCTGCTCCATGGGGGTAAATGCGTTACGGTTAAGCTTTAATGCTGTAGATCTAACAGGTCTGGGCCTCAATATTGGTAACCTGGATGGCTTATTAAATGGCGATATCGTCATCGGTCATTCTTATGCCGAGTTAACAGCGCAGATTAATGAAGTACCTGCTCCGGCAACGCTGGGCATTTTCAGTCTGGTCATGCTGGCATTAGGCTTATCGAAGCGTAAGTCAAAATAG
- a CDS encoding DUF3526 domain-containing protein, with protein sequence MSWADIRREVLFLIRRKSVVALLVIATLLSVFAVWTGSVEVAQQRATIERLIEADKLDRSAVSKQYNDYGYIAYYTFHLTYAPPSPLAFAALGVRDVYPWKHRIRMLALEGQIHESDTQNPELALAGKIDFTFVVAVFAPLLLLLLLHDLRASERAAGRYAFLMVTRKHRYNLWPLRTGIMVALLWLALVLPFIVGAVVNGVSAGLTLLVAVVVAAYLLGWAALCYWISRVNATAPVLASCILGVWLLTSFIIPSAGNVFIKDYYHGPQGGAVLMTQREAVNAAWDLPHETTMTAFLKNHPEWTGKTETSSLFEWKWYYAFQQVGDEKALPLAQAYQQTAQDRYQAAGWVALLSPATLLQRQLTRWAETDATAAWQYNDRVRAFHAELRHFYYPLLFGNADYDEAALKKRPEFDLDKKADR encoded by the coding sequence ATGAGCTGGGCAGATATTCGCCGCGAAGTATTATTTTTGATTCGCAGAAAGAGTGTTGTCGCGTTATTGGTTATCGCTACCTTACTGTCGGTGTTTGCAGTATGGACAGGTAGTGTTGAGGTGGCACAACAACGAGCGACCATCGAACGACTAATTGAGGCTGACAAACTGGACAGAAGTGCCGTTTCAAAGCAATACAATGATTACGGCTATATTGCTTATTATACGTTCCATCTGACTTATGCGCCGCCCTCCCCGCTTGCTTTTGCAGCGTTGGGCGTCAGAGACGTATATCCATGGAAGCATCGGATCCGAATGCTGGCGCTGGAAGGGCAGATTCACGAGTCTGATACGCAAAACCCGGAATTGGCACTGGCAGGCAAAATTGACTTTACGTTTGTTGTGGCAGTTTTTGCACCACTACTGCTGCTTCTATTGCTCCACGATTTGCGGGCCAGCGAACGGGCAGCGGGTCGCTATGCCTTTTTAATGGTGACCCGAAAACATCGTTACAATTTATGGCCGCTGCGCACTGGTATTATGGTAGCTCTGTTATGGCTGGCGCTTGTTTTGCCTTTTATTGTAGGCGCAGTTGTTAATGGAGTCTCCGCCGGCCTGACACTATTGGTAGCCGTAGTCGTTGCAGCATACCTGTTGGGATGGGCAGCACTTTGTTATTGGATCTCGCGCGTAAACGCCACCGCCCCGGTATTAGCATCCTGTATATTGGGTGTGTGGCTTCTGACCTCTTTCATTATTCCTTCTGCAGGTAATGTGTTTATTAAAGATTATTACCACGGACCGCAGGGCGGCGCTGTGCTGATGACTCAGCGTGAAGCAGTAAACGCCGCATGGGATTTGCCCCACGAAACCACTATGACTGCATTTTTGAAAAATCATCCGGAATGGACAGGGAAAACAGAAACCAGCAGCCTGTTTGAATGGAAATGGTATTACGCGTTTCAGCAGGTTGGCGATGAGAAAGCTTTGCCCCTGGCACAGGCCTATCAGCAGACAGCGCAAGACAGATATCAGGCAGCAGGATGGGTAGCATTATTGTCGCCCGCGACCTTGCTTCAGCGTCAGCTTACTCGTTGGGCCGAAACTGACGCTACTGCTGCCTGGCAATACAACGATCGCGTTCGAGCTTTTCACGCTGAATTACGTCACTTTTATTACCCGTTGTTGTTTGGTAATGCTGACTACGATGAGGCTGCATTAAAAAAACGCCCTGAATTCGACCTCGATAAAAAAGCAGATCGATAA
- a CDS encoding DUF3526 domain-containing protein: protein MSNRILIIARDEWRYWQRSRLSLAVIVIALSLVAASVWITRTSNSDTAHQREHMQSEAEHNFRDQPDRHPHRMIHYGHYVFRGLPPLGTLDPGIDALTGNTVFLEGHRQNSATLADKKQSSGLTWISALTPAFVMQVIAPMLLIILGFSTVTREREAGTLEFLNVQGVSPLTLLAGKGLALFSAALVISTPLLVGVLISMTDGAAILPAITFIASYWIYLLIWSAIVLPISAFTRSNTLSFSGSLTLWMLLCLIIPRIASNTASVVIHSPGKLETDFAVLQQLREIGDGHNTSGPANSALKASLLAKYNVESVDELPVNFKGIVAQQSEANLTKVLNQFAQKQMQQQTDQADIYRHFGWLSPMIAIQNASMTLAATDLTNYHLFLRQAEKARFDFVQALNKLHAEGMTLEQDSNKYRSNAAKKAATVSADNWQMLSQFSFTPLESGARLHNSMMALAQLIMLFGALISTLLFLGKRL from the coding sequence ATGAGCAACAGAATTCTGATTATTGCGCGCGACGAGTGGCGGTATTGGCAACGCTCGCGCTTATCTTTAGCCGTAATTGTTATTGCGCTTTCACTGGTAGCAGCCTCAGTCTGGATTACCAGAACATCCAATAGCGATACTGCCCATCAGCGTGAGCATATGCAGTCTGAGGCCGAGCACAACTTCAGGGATCAGCCAGACCGACATCCACACCGAATGATTCATTATGGTCACTATGTATTTCGGGGGTTACCACCATTGGGCACACTCGACCCTGGTATCGATGCTTTGACCGGTAACACTGTGTTTTTGGAGGGGCATCGTCAAAATTCTGCAACACTGGCGGACAAAAAACAAAGCAGCGGGCTGACCTGGATAAGCGCGCTAACACCGGCTTTTGTTATGCAAGTCATAGCGCCGATGTTGCTCATCATTCTGGGTTTTAGCACAGTAACCCGGGAACGGGAAGCTGGTACCTTGGAATTTCTCAATGTTCAGGGCGTATCTCCACTCACGCTACTTGCCGGAAAAGGTCTGGCACTTTTCTCTGCAGCGTTGGTTATCAGCACACCATTATTGGTTGGTGTATTGATCAGCATGACGGATGGCGCTGCCATACTACCTGCAATTACCTTTATCGCCAGCTACTGGATCTATCTGCTTATCTGGTCTGCAATCGTGCTTCCGATATCAGCCTTTACACGTTCCAATACGCTGAGCTTCAGTGGCTCACTCACACTTTGGATGCTGCTATGTTTAATCATACCAAGGATTGCCAGCAATACCGCCAGCGTTGTTATTCACTCGCCGGGTAAGTTAGAAACGGATTTTGCAGTGCTGCAACAATTGCGCGAGATCGGTGATGGTCATAATACCAGCGGCCCGGCAAACAGCGCCTTAAAAGCAAGCTTACTGGCTAAATACAATGTGGAATCTGTTGACGAACTGCCCGTTAATTTTAAAGGCATTGTTGCCCAACAATCAGAGGCAAACCTGACGAAGGTGTTAAACCAATTTGCCCAAAAGCAAATGCAGCAGCAAACAGATCAGGCTGACATTTATCGTCATTTCGGATGGCTGTCGCCCATGATTGCTATTCAGAATGCGTCTATGACTCTGGCGGCGACTGACCTTACAAATTATCACTTATTCCTTCGTCAGGCTGAGAAGGCACGGTTCGACTTTGTTCAGGCGTTAAACAAACTTCACGCTGAGGGAATGACGCTGGAACAGGACTCGAACAAGTACCGCAGTAACGCTGCTAAGAAGGCCGCAACAGTGAGCGCTGATAACTGGCAAATGCTATCTCAGTTTTCATTCACTCCTTTGGAATCCGGTGCGCGACTTCACAACAGCATGATGGCATTAGCGCAATTAATTATGTTGTTCGGCGCGTTGATAAGCACCCTTCTATTTTTAGGTAAACGATTATGA